Part of the Clostridium sporogenes genome, ATTTGCTTTAAAAATAGGATTGATTTATAACAACATAACAAAAATGTAACATTAATGAAATATAGTTTCATTGATACAACAAGTGGAATTGTATAAAATAAGTTACATAAGAGGGAAAAAATTCAGTTAAAATAAATAAAAAGGGAGAATTAGAAATGCAAAATATATTAAGTGTAGAAAAAATTGAAAAGTATTATGGGAATAAGGATAATGTAACAAAGGCTATAGATAATATTAGTTTTAAGGTAGATGAAGGAGAATTTGTTGGTATAATGGGACCTTCAGGAAGTGGTAAAACTACATTGCTCAACTGTATATCAACTATTGATAATGTTACTACAGGTAAAATAATGATAAATAACAATGATATTACTAGGTTAAAATCAAAATCATTAGATAAGTTTAGACAAAATGAGTTGGGATTTATATTTCAGGACTTTAATCTATTAGATACCCTTACAGCTTATGAGAATATTGCTTTAGCCTTAACAATACAAGGTGAGAAAACTTCAAAAATAGATGGAAAAGTAAAATCAGTAGCAAAATATTTAGAAATTGAAAAGGTTCTAGACAAGTATCCTTATCAAATGTCAGGTGGACAAAAACAAAGAGTTGCTTCAGCAAGAGCAATAGTAACTAATCCATCTTTAATTCTAGCCGATGAACCAACAGGAGCTCTAGATTCTAAATCAGCTAGATTATTGCTTGAAAGATTTGAAAAGCTAAATAAAGAATTAAAGGCTACTATATTAATGGTAACTCATGATGCTTTTGCAGCTAGCTATGCTCATAGAATTCTTTTTATTAAGGATGGGAAAATCTTTAATGAATTAGTAAGAGGCAATGATATTAGGAAAGAATTTTTTAATAGAATTATAGAAGTTACATCTCTTCTTGGAGGTGATGATAATAATGTATTCTAAGATAGCTCTTAAAAATATAAAGAAAAGTTATAAGGATTATACTATATATTTCTTAACACTAATACTAGCTGTTTGTATATTTTATAGCTTTAACTCTATAGATTCACAAAAGGCACTTACTGATATAAAATCTTCAGGTGGAAGTTATGTATCTAAATTAATGGGTTTTATGTCTGCTGTATCAGTATTTGTATCAATAATATTAGGCAGTTTAATATTATATGCAAATAATTTTTTAATAAAGAAACGTAAAAAAGAATTGGGAATATATATGATTTTAGGTATGGGAAAAAGAAAGATATCTAAAATCTTAGTAACAGAGACCTCTATAGTAGGAGTTATATCCTTAATTGCAGGTCTTATAATAGGAATAGGAGCATCGCAGGGGCTATCTGTTTTCACATTAAAATTATTTGAGGTTTCTATAAAGGAATATAGATTTGCTGTTTCAACAAGAGCTATAGGTAAAACTATATTATACTTTGGAATAATGTTTTTACTTGTTATGATATTTAATGCATTTGTTATTTCTAAATACAAGATAATTGATTTGCTAACATCAGGTAGAAAAAATGAAAATATAAAATTTAAAAATACATTTATATATTTATTATCATTTCTTCTATGTGTAGTATTACTTGGATTTGCATATAAATCTATACTAAAAATAGGGTTAAATTTAAGAGAGCCTATGTTTAAGCCATCCATAGCTTTTGTAATAGTAGGTACGGTGTTATTTTTCTTTAGTTTAGCTGGAGTTATATTATATGTAGTAAATAAAAATAAAAAGATATATTTTAAAGGACTAAATATGTTTGTGGTAAAACAAATAAATAGTAAAGTTAATACAAACTTTTTATCCATGTCTTTAATTTGTTTAATGTTATTTATCACAATACTTATATTATCTACAGGAATAAGTCTTAAAAATGGCTTAGAAGAAGGGCTTAAAATAAAAGCACCTTTTGATGCTAGTATAAGAATATCAAATAATAGTAAAAAAGACAATTTAGAAGATGTATTAGATAAGATCAATTTTAAAAGGAGTAAAAATGAAAAATATGCAACTTGCAATGAATATCTTCCAGGGATAAAGCTAAATAGCTTGTTATCAATTACAGGTAAAGATTATAAAGATGCTAAGGTATCTTTTGTTAAAATATCTGATTATAATAAAATGTTGAAACTAAAAGGGAAAAAAGAAATAAATTTAAATAAAAATGAGATTTTAATTATGTCTAACGATAATAACCTGGTCAAGCAGGCTAATGAAAAGCTAAAAAATAGTAAAAAATTTAATATTAAAGGAAAAGAGTATTTAGTGAAAAATAATAAAATAATAGATGAAAATCTTACAAATTATTTTTTTGCAGATAATATGTTCACAATAATTATAAGTGATGAATTTTTATATGATTACAATAAAATTGCTTACTCTATACTCAATGTAATGTATTCAGATAAAAATAGAGAAGAAAATAATAAAAAATATAGCGAAATAAATAAGAACTTTGTAGATGGTAAGTATAAAGGCTTAAATATTCGATATATGGATGCTTTTTCAAAGGATGATATTTATTCTCACAGTAAGGGCGGAACAACAACAATATTATTTGTTGGAATATATTTAGGACTAGTATTTTTAATAACTAGCATGGCAGTACTCGCTCTTCAACAGTTATCAGAAGCCAGTGATAGTATAGAAAGATATAAAGCTTTAAAGAGAATTGGTGCAAACTCAAAAATGATAGATAAAACAATTTTCCTTCAAACCTTTATATATTTTACCCTCCCAATGATTCTTGCATTAATTCACTCAGTGATTGGAATTAAGGTGATCAGTGACTATATAGAGGTATTTACTAAAATTGATATTAGCTTTTCAGCTTTAATAACAGCTTTAATATTTATTGTAGTTTATGCAGGATATTTTTATACAACATATATAGGATATAAAAATATAGTAGAAAGTAATATTTAATTTATATATAATTATTAGGGCTATTAAATTTTGCTATCCAAAGTTTAATAGTCTTATATTAAATTTCGTATCAACCATTAAACCCTGGGCTAATTAATTAGTCTAGGGTTTTTTGTTGTATTGAAATAATCAAATTTATATTAATATAACAAAAATGTAATGTTAATGAAATATAGTTTCATTGATGCAATAAATGGAATTATATAAAATAAGTTACAGGAGATTAAGTTGAAAAATTCTACCTTTGGGAGGTGATGATAATTATGTATTCTAAGATAGCTCTTAAAAATATAAAAAAGAGTTATAAAGATTATACTATATATTTTTTAACACTAATATTAGCTGTTTGTATATTTTATAGCTTTAATTCAATAGAATCACAAAAGGTACTTATTGAAATAAAATTTATGTCTGAAATAATGAAGGGCATTTCAGGTGTTTCAGTGTTAGTATCCATAATATTAGGTGGATTAATAGTGTATGCAAATAATTTTTTAATAAAAAGACGTAAAAAAGAGTTAGGAATTTATATGATTTTAGGTATGGGAAAAAGAAAAATATCTAGAATTTTAGTAACAGAAACCTTTATAGTGGGAGTTATATCTTTAGTTGGTGGACTTATATTAGGAATTGGAGCATCACAAGGGTTATCTACATTTACTTTAAATTTATTTGATGTAGGAATGGATGAATATGAATTCATAGTTTCAACAAGTGCTATAGGCAAGACTATATTATACTTTGGAACAATGTTTTTGCTTGTTATGATATTTAATGTATTTGTTATTTCTAAGTATAAGGTAATTGATCTATTAATAGCTAACATAAAAAATGAAGACATAAAATTTAAAAATCCATT contains:
- a CDS encoding FtsX-like permease family protein, with protein sequence MYSKIALKNIKKSYKDYTIYFLTLILAVCIFYSFNSIDSQKALTDIKSSGGSYVSKLMGFMSAVSVFVSIILGSLILYANNFLIKKRKKELGIYMILGMGKRKISKILVTETSIVGVISLIAGLIIGIGASQGLSVFTLKLFEVSIKEYRFAVSTRAIGKTILYFGIMFLLVMIFNAFVISKYKIIDLLTSGRKNENIKFKNTFIYLLSFLLCVVLLGFAYKSILKIGLNLREPMFKPSIAFVIVGTVLFFFSLAGVILYVVNKNKKIYFKGLNMFVVKQINSKVNTNFLSMSLICLMLFITILILSTGISLKNGLEEGLKIKAPFDASIRISNNSKKDNLEDVLDKINFKRSKNEKYATCNEYLPGIKLNSLLSITGKDYKDAKVSFVKISDYNKMLKLKGKKEINLNKNEILIMSNDNNLVKQANEKLKNSKKFNIKGKEYLVKNNKIIDENLTNYFFADNMFTIIISDEFLYDYNKIAYSILNVMYSDKNREENNKKYSEINKNFVDGKYKGLNIRYMDAFSKDDIYSHSKGGTTTILFVGIYLGLVFLITSMAVLALQQLSEASDSIERYKALKRIGANSKMIDKTIFLQTFIYFTLPMILALIHSVIGIKVISDYIEVFTKIDISFSALITALIFIVVYAGYFYTTYIGYKNIVESNI
- a CDS encoding ABC transporter ATP-binding protein; translated protein: MQNILSVEKIEKYYGNKDNVTKAIDNISFKVDEGEFVGIMGPSGSGKTTLLNCISTIDNVTTGKIMINNNDITRLKSKSLDKFRQNELGFIFQDFNLLDTLTAYENIALALTIQGEKTSKIDGKVKSVAKYLEIEKVLDKYPYQMSGGQKQRVASARAIVTNPSLILADEPTGALDSKSARLLLERFEKLNKELKATILMVTHDAFAASYAHRILFIKDGKIFNELVRGNDIRKEFFNRIIEVTSLLGGDDNNVF